From one Rosa rugosa chromosome 4, drRosRugo1.1, whole genome shotgun sequence genomic stretch:
- the LOC133742938 gene encoding DEAD-box ATP-dependent RNA helicase 20, protein MYAYDNRYADAGSYRERRSDLMGPAPAAAAPPIYGRGGGVAPYRGSAPPVSPYGGGGAGPVGAPGDRNGYPPFQPPAGRFSMGRDGGGSFGGRGRGGGGRGFDGARGGGRSSGYSRGGGSSGYGGGRGGGGRHGGGSSRGDLDGIVLPKQDFGSLVPFEKNFYIESPSVKAMSEHEVLAYRARREITVDGHDVPKPIQTFRDASFPGYCLDVIAKLGFVEPTPIQAQGWPMALKGRDLVGIAETGSGKTLSYLLPALVHISAQPRLAQGDGPIALVLAPTRELAVQIQEEAVKFCSQNYIRSTCIYGGAPKGSQIRDLRRGVEIVIATPGRLIDMLEAQHTSLRRVTYLVLDEADRMLDMGFEPQIRKIVSQTRPDRQTLYWSATWPREVESLARQFLRNPYKVIIGSASLKANQSIKQVVEVVSEFDKYNRLLKLLKDSIVGSRILIFVETKKGCDHVTKQLRMDGWPALSIHGDKNQAERDWVLAEFKSGRSPIMTATDVAARGLDVKDIKCVINYDFPSSLEDYVHRIGRTGRAGATGTALTFFTESNGKFARELIKILQEAGQVVSPALSAMARSSGFNSGGGNFRSRGRGGFGNRISGSNTVPVGYKRPW, encoded by the exons ATGTACGCCTACGACAACCGATACGCCGACGCAGGCTCCTACCGCGAGCGCCGAAG TGACCTAATGGGTCCAGCGCCTGCGGCGGCAGCGCCACCGATCTACGGCCGTGGCGGTGGGGTAGCCCCGTACAGGGGCTCAGCGCCTCCGGTGTCTCCTTATGGAGGAGGAGGGGCTGGACCGGTAGGAGCTCCGGGAGATAGGAATGGATACCCTCCTTTCCAGCCCCCGGCGGGTCGGTTCAGTATGGGCCGAGACGGCGGTGGTAGTTTTGGCGGGAGAGGCCGTGGCGGCGGCGGTAGGGGTTTTGATGGTGCCCGTGGGGGTGGTAGAAGCTCCGGTTATAGTCGGGGTGGTGGAAGTTCGGGTTACGGGGGCGGGCGTGGAGGCGGTGGTAGACACGGTGGTGGGTCATCAAGAGGTGACTTGGATGGCATTGTTCTCCCCAAGCAGGATTTTGGGAGCTTAGTTCCTTTTGAGAAGAATTTCTACATTGAGAGCCCTTCGGTGAAGGCAATGTCAGAGCATGAAGTTTTGGCCTATAGAGCTAGGAGGGAGATTACGGTTGATGGGCATGATGTCCCGAAGCCAATTCAGACGTTTCGGGATGCAAGTTTCCCTG GTTACTGTCTCGACGTGATTGCCAAGTTGGGTTTTGTTGAACCAACACCAATTCAGGCTCAAGGATGGCCAATGGCACTAAAGGGTAGAGATTTAGTTGGAATTGCTGAGACTGGTTCCGGGAAAACCCTTTCTTATCTGCTGCCAGCTCTGGTACATATTAGTGCTCAGCCTCGATTAG CTCAAGGTGATGGTCCTATTGCGTTAGTATTAGCACCTACTCGAGAATTGGCAGTTCAAATTCAAGAAGAAGCTGTAAAATTTTGTTCACAAAATTATATTAGGAGTACTTGCATTTATGGTGGTGCTCCAAAAGGATCCCAAATACGCGATCTTAGAAGAG GGGTTGAGATTGTGATAGCTACACCTGGCAGACTAATAGATATGTTGGAAGCTCAGCACACAAGTTTGCGAAGAGTGACTTACCTAGTTTTGGATGAGGCTGATAGGATGTTGGACATGGGATTTGAGCCGCAGATAAGGAAAATTGTATCTCAA ACCCGACCAGATCGGCAGACATTGTATTGGAGTGCCACATGGCCAAGGGAGGTCGAATCCTTAGCAAGGCAGTTTTTACGTAACCCCTATAAG GTAATTATTGGATCAGCAAGTTTGAAAGCAAACCAATCCATAAAGCAAGTTGTTGAAGTTGTGTCTGAGTTCGACAAATATAATAG GCTGCTCAAATTGCTAAAAGACTCGATCGTTGGGAGCCGAATTCTGATATTTGTGGAGACGAAAAAGGGTTGTGACCATGTCACTAAGCAATTAAGGATGGATGGATGGCCAGCTCTGTCCATTCATGGTGATAAAAACCAGGCTGAAAGAGATTGGGTCTTGGCTGAGTTTAAAAGTGGCAGATCTCCTATAATGACTGCCACTGATGTGGCTGCACGGGGTCTTG ATGTGAAGGACATAAAATGCGTGATCAATTATGATTTTCCATCAAGCCTTGAGGATTATGTCCACAGGATTGGACGAACGGGACGTGCAGGGGCAACAGGAACTGCTTTGACCTTTTTCACAGAGTCAAATGGTAAATTTGCTAGGGAACTGATCAAGATCCTGCAGGAAGCAGGTCAGGTTGTGAGTCCGGCATTGTCTGCCATGGCACGATCATCTGGTTTTAACTCCGGAG GGGGGAACTTCCGCTCTAGAGGACGAGGAGGCTTTGGTAATCGGATTTCTGGTTCAAATACTGTTCCTGTTGGTTATAAGAGACCTTGGTAG